In the genome of Populus trichocarpa isolate Nisqually-1 chromosome 6, P.trichocarpa_v4.1, whole genome shotgun sequence, one region contains:
- the LOC18100481 gene encoding pentatricopeptide repeat-containing protein At2g18940, chloroplastic: MESSLFANKPVYPIPINRPPPLPNNPPLKFSSATLPPPPSPQSTFHFDSLLQHLLHLSSPPNHKLNKTQFPSLQISNDSSSHKQLYKNTSRKPISTSVSVLEFEVEKEEGLSENESLEFLSKRGKLLLNSIKEQPLGGLNDFFESCKFELFQVDLIGVLKALDLSGDCERAILLFEWLVLNLGTGNVNLDNQAVELMARILGRESQHSIASKLFDVIPLDDYSLDVRAYTTILHSYSRCGKYERAVAIFEKMNESGLSPTLVTYNVMLDVYGKMGRSWNKILGLLDEMRSKGLGFDEFTCSTVISACGREGLLDEAKEFFVGLKSQGYAPGTVTYNALLQVFGKAGIYSEALSIMKEMEDNNCPPDAVTYNELVAAYVRAGFYEEGAALIDTMTENGIKPNAVTYTTMINAYGRAAQVDKALSLYDQMKESGCAPNVCTYNAILGMLGKKSQSEEMMKILCDMKVDGCAPNRITWNTMLSMCGNKGMHKYVKRVFQEMKSCGFEPDRDTFNTLITASGRCGSDIDAEKIYDDMLEAGFTPSVATYNALLNALARRGDWRTAESVIKDMKNKGFKPSETSYSLILNSYAKGGYVKGINRIEKDIYDGHIFPSWMLLRTLILANFKCRALAGMERAFQALQKHGYKPDLVVFNSMLSMFSRKNMHDRAHEIMHLIQECGLQPDLVTYNSLMDLYARGGECWKAEEILRELQNSGDKSDLISYNTVIKGFCRQGLMHEALRTLSEMISRGIRPCIVTYNTFVGGYAAKGMFAEIDEVLSYMTKHDCRPNELTYKIVVDGYCKAKKFKEAMDFVSTITDIDDSFDYQSMRRLSSRVRENMQS; encoded by the coding sequence ATGGAAAGCAGTCTGTTTGCAAACAAACCAGTGTATCCTATCCCAATAAACAGACCACCACCATTACCCAATAACCCACCATTAAAATTCAGCTCTGCTACACTGCcacctcctccttctcctcAATCCACTTTTCATTTTGACTCTCTCCTCCAACACCTCCTCCACCTCTCTTCCCCACCCAAtcacaaattaaacaaaacccaATTCCCTTCTCTTCAAATTTCTAATGATTCTTCTAGTCACAAACAGCTTTATAAGAACACAAGTAGAAAGCCCATTTCGACTTCAGTTTCAGTTCTTGAGTTTGAAGTTGAGAAAGAAGAGGGTTTATCTGAAAATGAGTCACTTGAATTTTTGTCGAAAAGGGGTAAGTTGCTGCTTAATTCAATAAAGGAACAACCTTTGGGTGGTTTGAATGATTTCTTTGAGTCTTGCAAGTTTGAGTTGTTTCAAGTTGATTTGATTGGTGTCTTAAAAGCATTAGACCTTTCTGGCGATTGTGAAAGAGCCATTTTGTTGTTTGAATGGCTGGTATTGAATCTAGGCACTGGAAATGTGAATTTAGATAATCAGGCTGTTGAATTAATGGCTAGGATTCTTGGTAGGGAGTCACAACATTCTATTGCATCAAAACTTTTTGATGTGATTCCCCTTGATGATTACTCGCTTGATGTTCGAGCATACACAACCATTCTGCACTCATATTCGCGATGTGGCAAGTATGAGAGGGCTGTTGCTATTTTTGAGAAAATGAACGAGTCAGGCTTGTCGCCAACTTTGGTCACTTACAATGTCATGCTTGATGTTTATGGGAAGATGGGTCGGTCTTGGAATAAGATTTTAGGTCTCTTAGATGAGATGAGAAGTAAAGGACTTGGTTTTGATGAGTTTACTTGCAGTACTGTTATATCTGCTTGTGGGAGGGAGGGCTTGTTGGATGAAGCAAAAGAGTTCTTTGTTGGATTGAAGTCTCAGGGATATGCTCCAGGGACTGTTACTTATAATGCTCTACTGCAAGTATTTGGGAAGGCGGGGATTTATTCAGAGGCTTTGAGCATCATGAAAGAAATGGAAGATAATAATTGTCCACCTGATGCTGTGACATATAATGAGCTTGTGGCGGCTTATGTGAGAGCAGGATTCTACGAGGAAGGAGCAGCTTTAATAGACACAATGACTGAAAATGGGATTAAACCAAATGCTGTTACATATACCACCATGATAAATGCTTATGGCAGAGCAGCACAAGTGGACAAAGCTCTAAGTTTGTATGACCAGATGAAGGAGTCCGGCTGTGCTCCTAATGTGTGCACTTACAATGCTATTCTTGGGATGCTAGGGAAGAAGTCACAATCAGAGGAAATGATGAAGATACTTTGTGATATGAAAGTAGATGGATGTGCTCCTAATCGTATAACATGGAACACAATGCTTTCCATGTGTGGTAATAAGGGTATGCACAAATACGTAAAAAGGGTTTTTCAGGAAATGAAAAGTTGTGGTTTTGAGCCTGATAGAGATACATTCAATACTTTGATTACTGCATCTGGCCGTTGTGGTTCAGATATTGACGCAGAAAAAATTTACGACGACATGCTTGAAGCAGGATTTACTCCCTCTGTTGCCACCTACAATGCTCTTCTGAATGCTTTGGCTCGACGAGGGGACTGGAGAACAGCGGAATCAGTCATCAAAGACATGAAGAATAAGGGCTTCAAACCCAGTGAAACCTCATACTCATTAATTCTCAATTCTTATGCAAAGGGAGGGTATGTGAAAGGAATAAATAGGATTGAAAAGGATATTTATGATGGTCATATCTTTCCCAGTTGGATGCTTTTGAGAACCCTTATTCTTGCAAACTTCAAGTGTAGAGCACTAGCGGGTATGGAAAGGGCTTTTCAAGCATTGCAAAAGCATGGATACAAACCAGATTTAGTTGTCTTCAACTCAATGCTTTCTATGTTTTCCAGGAAAAACATGCATGACCGAGCCCATGAAATAATGCATTTGATTCAAGAGTGTGGACTGCAGCCAGATCTTGTTACTTACAATAGCTTAATGGACCTGTATGCCAGAGGAGGAGAGTGCTGGAAAGCAGAAGAGATTCTGAGGGAGCTACAAAACTCTGGTGACAAATCTGACCTTATTTCTTATAACACTGTCATTAAAGGCTTTTGTAGACAAGGACTCATGCATGAAGCCCTAAGAACTCTATCCGAGATGATATCTAGAGGAATTCGACCATGTATAGTTACATACAATACTTTTGTTGGTGGCTATGCAGCAAAGGGAATGTTTGCAGAAATAGATGAAGTGCTTAGCTACATGACTAAGCACGATTGCAGGCCAAATGAGCTAACCTACAAAATTGTCGTGGATGGTTAttgtaaagcaaaaaaattcaaagaagcCATGGATTTTGTATCAACTATTACGGATATTGATGATTCTTTTGATTATCAGTCTATGCGAAGGCTATCTTCTCGTGTTCGGGAGAATATGCAGTCATGA